ATGCAGAGAAAAGGTCTGGGTCGAAAATAGACCAAGACTGGATAGCGTCTGAGATGGTACCCACTCAAGACGTGTACCCGCGAGGGTGACCACAGCGAAGAGGCGGAAGTGCGTTCTAGCCTTATTTTACACGGCTTTACTTCGTTTTAAATGGTGGGTTGGCAGGGACTCGAACCCTGGACCAATGCCTTAAAAGGGCACTGCTCTACCAACTGAGCTACCAACCCACGTTCGACAAAATGCCGGAGCAAAAGCGCCGCGAAACCTAATCAACGGCGCGAATCCCTGCAAGCGATTTCCCGCTCCAGCTACGATGCCAATTCCGACAACTTCTCTCTCGCCCGGCCGCTGTCAATCACGCCGGCCGCGGCATCCCAGCCGTCTGCAAGTGTTCGCGACCGGCCCGCGAGCATCAACGCGGCGGCGGCATTGAACAGCACTGAGTCGCGCTTGAGACCCCGATCCTTCCCATCCAATATCGCCCGCACAATCTCGGCGTTCGCCGCACGATCTCCTCCCGTGAGATCGGACAAAGTTGCCGCCTGCGGCGAGAATCCTTCGGGCGACAGCGTCGAGCTCGTGAAGCCACGCTCCTGGTAGAACTCGGCCACGGTGTTGTCGCCGAGAATCGACAGTTCATCAAGATACGAATCCGGCGCTCCGTTCATGGACACTTTGCCGCTGACCACCATGGCGCGACGAACCCCGAGCCTTTGAAGCACCTGCGCCAGGGGTTCGCAGAGACTGGGCCGCGGGACGCCGACGAGTTGCGCTGTGGGACGAGCCGGGTTCAGCAAGGGTCCGAGAAAATTGAAGATCGTGCGTTGACCCCGGTCGGCACAAAGCTTTCGCGCAGGAGCAATGAAGCGGAAAGCCGGGTGGTAATTCGGTGCGAAGAAAAATGCAAAATTCCGCTCGGCCAGCGATTGCGCGGCCTCCGCAGGCGACAAATCAATCCTGACCCCCAGCGCCTCCAATACATCCGCGCTGCCCGCCTGCGAGGTGATCGCTCGGTTGCCGTGCTTCGCAACGGCAATCCCCGCCGCCGAACAAATAATCGCGACCGTCGTCGAGATATTGAACGTGTTCAGCCGATCCCCACCCGTGCCGCAGACGTCGAGGATTTCCCCGGAGCGAGTAGCTTCGCTCAAGGCGGGTTGGACCGATTTCGCGCGCAGGGCGCCGGCAAAAGCGGCGATTTCCTCCACGGTTTCGCCCTTCAATGCGAGGTCACAGAGAAACGCGGCTTTAGAGGCGGCAGGTTCCGCTTCGCTGACAAGATGATCAACGGCGGCTTCACATTCATCGGGACGCAAGTTTTCACCACGCGCCAGTCGTTCGCTGAAATGTTGGAGCACGCCGCGATTGTAATCACGACGCCCCTGACGCAAAGGCCAAAGTCTCGAGACTCCGATTGCTTCATCAATCCGTCCGCACGTACGCAGAGCCCGAGGTGACGTCAGCGGGCGCATCGACATAGCGTCCGTGTTTGGGGACGGCAACATTGGCAAAATCCCGCGCCAGTGTTTTTAATGCATTGCGCATAACCACTCCCCGCATCGCAGGTCCGTGGCCCGTGACCGCCAGCTCGGGCTCGAGCGCCGCCAACTCCCTGACGGACGATTCTGACTCATCCCAATTTTGTGTGTAATACATAGGAGGCCCGTGCATGTCAGGCCGCTGCACGGCGACAGCATACGCGGATTCCTGTGTCGTGGTGATGAATGCATCGCCAGCGATCAGGACACGATCTGACGCACGCCACAAGGAAACATGCCCAGGTGTGTGACCGGGCGTTCGAATCCACCTCCAGCCAGGCATTCCGGGAACCGAAGAATCGGCGGGCAATGGCTGCAGCCAGCGGCTGATATCAATGGGTCCACGCGGATACAATGGCGACAACGCGGCCATCAGCCCACCCCCGACTGTCGGATCGGGCCGAGGGTACGACGCAGCGCCGTTCAGGTAAGGATGCTCCAGTTCGTGTGCATAGATGGGAACGTTCCATCGTTCAGCGAGGCTCTCCAAAGCTCCCACGTGATCGAAATGTCCGTGGGTGAGGAGGATTGCAGACGGACGGACACCCTCGCCAAATCGAGCCTCCGCGGCGCGAATAATTGCGCCTGCTGTTCCGGGAATACCTGCGTCGACCAACACCCACCCCCGATCGCCCGCTCCTGGCAACCCGTAAAATACCACGTTGACGATTGCCAGCCGTTTATATGCGAGGTCTGGCACCACTTCGTGCGTGTGATCATCGCGCGCACGGTCATCCTCCGGATCATAGGCCGGCTTGTCCTCCAAATTCACTTGTTGCTTCATAATTCTGCCTGGTTTGGCAGAAACTCCTTCAAGCATTGCCGAATCGTCAAGGGAGGGAGCAGCGCAAAACAAAAAACTAGTCGCCGCTGGCGACAGATCGTCGGAAGGATTTTTTTTCCGCGCGGCGCGACTTTGCAGCGAACATCCGGGACTTGGCCGCGGCAGAAGGCCGCCGGCTGGCGCGGCGCTGCTTCTCGATGCGCTGGCGCTCCGCTGCGATTCGTCCGCGCCGCTGCGCTTCCAGTTTGTCGAGCAACAGTTCACGCGCGAGGACGCGATTCCGCTGCTGATGTCGGCTCGTCTGGCATTTCACCTGCAAACCGCTCGGTCGATGGAGCAACACGACGCAGGTTGAAACCTTGTTGACGTTCTGTCCGCCATGTCCGCCTGACCGAACAAACGTCTCCTCAAGATCAGATTCGCGCACCCCGAGCGCTGCCATGCGTGTGGTGAGGGGATCGTTGACATTCTTTGCAGGCACACCCATGGGCACAGCATAGGCAGCCGAATCGCAGAATTCCAGTTCGAGCGCGCAATCGGACAGTACGAGAAAAGGGCGCGACACCCAACATGCCGCGCCCCCAACCCCGGTCACGCACCCAACAGCGTGACCAAATCCATGTGTCGACGGTCAGGCGACCGTGACTTCGTTATTCGTGTAGACGTCCTGGATGGCATTGAGCAGTTGAACGCCTTCCTTAAGCGGGCGCTGGAACGCCTTGCGTCCCGAAATCAGCCCCATCCCGCCGGCCCGCTTGTTCACGACCGCTGTCATGACTGCCTGTTCCAGGTCGCCCTTGCCCTTTGACTCACCGCCGGAGTTGATCAAACCGGCGCGACCCATGTAACAATTCGCAACCTGGTATCGGCAGAGATCGATTGGATGTTCACTGGCAAGTTCAGAATAAATCCGCTTGTCGAACTTGCCGTAGCTGGATCCGCCCATGTTGAGCGCATCGAACCCGCCGTTGTTCTCAGGCAGCTTCTGCTTGATGATGTCGGCCTGGATCGTGACTCCAAGGTGATTGGCCTGGCCTGTGAGGTCGGCTGCAACGTGGAAGTCCTTGCCGTCCTTTTTGAAGGCATTGTTTCGCAGATAGCACCAAAGCACTGTCGCCATGCCGAGTTCGTGTGCCATGTGGAACGCTTGCGCCACTTCAACGATCTGGCGAGCGCTTTCAGGGGAGCCGAAATAAATCGTCGCTCCGACCGCGGCGCAACCCATGTCTGCCGCTTCCTTCAAGGTGCCGTAAAGGATTTGATCGGCCTTGTTCGGGAACGTGAGCAACTCGTTGTGGTTGATCTTCACCATGAACGGAATACGATGCGCATACTTGCGCGCCGTCATTCCAAGCACCCCGTACGTGGAAGCCACTGCATTGCAGCCGCCTTCGAGCGCGAGCTTCACGATGTTTTCGGGATCAAAGTAATCCGGATTCTTCGCGAAACTGGCGCCGCCGGAATGTTCAATTCCCTGGTCAACCGGGAGGATGCTCAGATAACCCGTGCCTGCGAGGCGTCCTGATCCGAACAGCCGCTGAAGATTCACCAGCACGCGATTATTGCGATCCGACGCACCAAACACGCGCTCCACGAAATCCGAACCCGGAAGGTGCAGACGATCTTTTGAGATTTTCGGGCTGTTGAACCCGAGCAGATATTCGGCCTTGTCGCCGAGCAGTTGTGCAATTTGTGCCATAAATTCTTTTGGTCCGTGCAACCCCGGGGGCGTTCTCGCCCGTTGTTTGGGCAGCGCCCCGGCTGCCGCTCATTCAATGCGAATCAGCGGACGCAACCTAGCATTGGAACGGAGCAGTGCACTGCCGATTCTGGCATTTCTTACGCATAAATTGCCGATGCGGCTATGTCGCGATAGGAGGCCGCAGAAGCGGCTGCAGCTTCGCAGCTAAGTCGGGCGGAAGGCGCTGCAGCTTTCCGTCAAGATCAGTGCAGACGTGACACGTTTCCGCCAGGAGAATTTCATCGGCATCGAGCGTGAT
This DNA window, taken from Verrucomicrobiia bacterium, encodes the following:
- a CDS encoding class I fructose-bisphosphate aldolase, whose product is MAQIAQLLGDKAEYLLGFNSPKISKDRLHLPGSDFVERVFGASDRNNRVLVNLQRLFGSGRLAGTGYLSILPVDQGIEHSGGASFAKNPDYFDPENIVKLALEGGCNAVASTYGVLGMTARKYAHRIPFMVKINHNELLTFPNKADQILYGTLKEAADMGCAAVGATIYFGSPESARQIVEVAQAFHMAHELGMATVLWCYLRNNAFKKDGKDFHVAADLTGQANHLGVTIQADIIKQKLPENNGGFDALNMGGSSYGKFDKRIYSELASEHPIDLCRYQVANCYMGRAGLINSGGESKGKGDLEQAVMTAVVNKRAGGMGLISGRKAFQRPLKEGVQLLNAIQDVYTNNEVTVA
- the trpD gene encoding anthranilate phosphoribosyltransferase, with product MLQHFSERLARGENLRPDECEAAVDHLVSEAEPAASKAAFLCDLALKGETVEEIAAFAGALRAKSVQPALSEATRSGEILDVCGTGGDRLNTFNISTTVAIICSAAGIAVAKHGNRAITSQAGSADVLEALGVRIDLSPAEAAQSLAERNFAFFFAPNYHPAFRFIAPARKLCADRGQRTIFNFLGPLLNPARPTAQLVGVPRPSLCEPLAQVLQRLGVRRAMVVSGKVSMNGAPDSYLDELSILGDNTVAEFYQERGFTSSTLSPEGFSPQAATLSDLTGGDRAANAEIVRAILDGKDRGLKRDSVLFNAAAALMLAGRSRTLADGWDAAAGVIDSGRAREKLSELAS
- a CDS encoding peptide chain release factor-like protein translates to MGVPAKNVNDPLTTRMAALGVRESDLEETFVRSGGHGGQNVNKVSTCVVLLHRPSGLQVKCQTSRHQQRNRVLARELLLDKLEAQRRGRIAAERQRIEKQRRASRRPSAAAKSRMFAAKSRRAEKKSFRRSVASGD
- a CDS encoding MBL fold metallo-hydrolase produces the protein MKQQVNLEDKPAYDPEDDRARDDHTHEVVPDLAYKRLAIVNVVFYGLPGAGDRGWVLVDAGIPGTAGAIIRAAEARFGEGVRPSAILLTHGHFDHVGALESLAERWNVPIYAHELEHPYLNGAASYPRPDPTVGGGLMAALSPLYPRGPIDISRWLQPLPADSSVPGMPGWRWIRTPGHTPGHVSLWRASDRVLIAGDAFITTTQESAYAVAVQRPDMHGPPMYYTQNWDESESSVRELAALEPELAVTGHGPAMRGVVMRNALKTLARDFANVAVPKHGRYVDAPADVTSGSAYVRTD